The following proteins come from a genomic window of Labeo rohita strain BAU-BD-2019 chromosome 25, IGBB_LRoh.1.0, whole genome shotgun sequence:
- the slc2a13b gene encoding solute carrier family 2 member 13b isoform X1 — MDELIGDRRVEDKRSLIKTPSNVQSHNQEHDSPTSTHQIRSVQHGAPCFVYTLAFFSALGGFLFGYDTGVVSGAMLLLKREMNLSSLWQELLVSTTVGAAAVSSLAGGYLNGLFGRRICILIASFIFSVGGIILGVAHNKEVLLCGRLTVGLGIGIASMTVPVYIAEVSPSELRGQLVTINTLFITGGQFIASVVDGAFSYLPRDGWRYMLGLSVVPAALQFLGFLFLPESPRWLLQKGDTQKARLVLSRIRGGVNVDEEYESIRSSIEEEKIDAGDGPVLWRILTFAPARRALIVGCGLQMFQQLSGINTVMYYSATILQMSGVQDDQMAIWLAAATAFTNFLFTLVGVWLVERVGRRKLTLGSILGTAVSLMVLAAGFLLSAQASPPVTFHPNDPSLHNSTCITYGFCEPCMLNPDCGFCYGKNGTAVVESSCMPVDAANTEAAAAGRCSNGTQESLGVFWAYNYCPTSYSWIVLLGLILYLAFFAPGMGPMPWTVNSEIYPLWARSTGNACSAGVNWICNVLVSLTFLHVAQYLTYYGAFFLYSGLALLGFVFVVGCLPETKGLRLEEIESLFGRQLCSCGAGDNQSVHYIRPRLELGALHCATLEPEGTISYISVSISEMRLCISTLQIRLKKKSTSRTTIYR, encoded by the exons ATGGACGAGCTGATAGGAGACAGGAGAGTTGAGGACAAGAGGAGCTTGATAAAGACGCCATCTAATGTCCAGAGCCACAACCAAGAACATGATTCTCCAACGTCCACACATCAGATCCGGTCCGTCCAGCACGGTGCTCCATGTTTCGTCTACACCCTGGCTTTTTTCTCGGCGCTGGGAGGATTCCTGTTTGGCTATGATACAGGGGTGGTGTCTGGAGCCATGCTCCTGCTCAAGAGGGAGATGAACCTCAGCTCTTTATGGCAGGAGCTGCTGGTGTCCACCACTGTTGGAGCCGCGGCCGTTTCCTCTCTGGCTGGTGGGTATCTCAACGGGCTCTTTGGACGGAGAATCTGTATACTGATTGCTAGCTTTATCTTCTCTGTTGGAGGAATCATCTTGGGCGTCGCACACAACAAAGAGGTTCTTCTGTGTGGAAGGCTTACGGTTGGACTTGGGATAG GAATTGCATCTATGACCGTGCCTGTCTACATCGCTGAGGTTTCACCTTCTGAACTCCGTGGTCAGCTGGTCACCATTAACACTCTGTTTATCACCGGTGGGCAGTTCATCGCTAGCGTGGTGGATGGGGCCTTTAGCTACCTGCCCCGTGATGGCTGGAG GTATATGTTGGGTTTGTCAGTTGTTCCTGCTGCGCTGCAGTTCCTGGGTTTCCTCTTCCTCCCAGAGAGTCCTCGGTGGCTCTTGCAGAAAGGAGATACCCAGAAGGCTCGGCTGGTACTCAGTCGAATCCGCGGCGGTGTGAATGTGGATGAAGAGTATGAAAGCATACGGAGCAGCATCGAGGAGGAGAAGATTGATGCTGGTG ATGGTCCAGTGTTGTGGCGTATCCTGACGTTTGCTCCAGCACGTCGTGCTCTGATCGTGGGTTGTGGCCTACAGATGTTCCAGCAGCTCTCAGGAATCAACACGGTCAT GTACTACAGCGCCACTATATTGCAGATGTCTGGAGTACAGGATGATCAGATGGCCATCTGGCTGGCTGCTGCTACAGCCTTTACCAACTTCCTGTTTACTCTAGTTGGCGTATGGCTCGTGGAGAGGGTGGGCCGCAGGAAACTGACTCTGGGCAGCATACTAG GTACTGCTGTAAGTTTGATGGTTCTCGCTGCGGGTTTCCTGCTCTCGGCTCAGGCCTCTCCACCCGTGACCTTTCACCCCAATGACCCCTCCCTCCACAACTCCACCTGCATTACATATGg GTTCTGTGAACCCTGCATGTTGAATCCAGATTGTGGTTTCTGTTACGGTAAGAATGGCACAGCCGTGGTTGAGTCCTCATGTATGCCTGTGGACGCAGCCAACACTGAGGCAGCTGCAGCAGGCAG GTGTTCCAATGGCACACAGGAGAGTTTAGGTGTATTCTGGGCCTATAACTACTGCCCAACATCGTACTCCTGGATTGTTCTTCTGGGTCTCATTCTGTATCTGGCCTTCTTTGCACCAG gtaTGGGTCCTATGCCGTGGACAGTGAACTCTGAGATCTATCCGCTGTGGGCTCGGAGCACAGGGAACGCCTGCTCTGCCGGGGTCAACTGGATCTGTAACGTCCTCGTGTCTCTGACCTTCCTCCACGTGGCCCAGTACCTGACATACTACG GTGCCTTCTTCCTGTACTCGGGCCTGGCTCTGCTGGGCTTTGTGTTTGTGGTGGGCTGTCTGCCGGAGACCAAGGGTCTGCGTCTGGAGGAGATCGAGTCTTTGTTCGGGAGACAGCTGTGCAGCTGCGGAGCCGGCGACAATCAGAGCGTTCACTACATCCGG CCCCGTCTGGAGTTGGGAGCTTTGCATTGTGCAACTTTGGAACCAGAGGGCACAATTTCCTACATATCAGTGAGTATCAGTGAAATGAGGTTGTGTATATCCACACTGCAAATAagattaaagaagaagtccacctccagaacaacaatttacagataa
- the slc2a13b gene encoding solute carrier family 2 member 13b isoform X2: MDELIGDRRVEDKRSLIKTPSNVQSHNQEHDSPTSTHQIRSVQHGAPCFVYTLAFFSALGGFLFGYDTGVVSGAMLLLKREMNLSSLWQELLVSTTVGAAAVSSLAGGYLNGLFGRRICILIASFIFSVGGIILGVAHNKEVLLCGRLTVGLGIGIASMTVPVYIAEVSPSELRGQLVTINTLFITGGQFIASVVDGAFSYLPRDGWRYMLGLSVVPAALQFLGFLFLPESPRWLLQKGDTQKARLVLSRIRGGVNVDEEYESIRSSIEEEKIDAGDGPVLWRILTFAPARRALIVGCGLQMFQQLSGINTVMYYSATILQMSGVQDDQMAIWLAAATAFTNFLFTLVGVWLVERVGRRKLTLGSILGTAVSLMVLAAGFLLSAQASPPVTFHPNDPSLHNSTCITYGFCEPCMLNPDCGFCYGKNGTAVVESSCMPVDAANTEAAAAGRCSNGTQESLGVFWAYNYCPTSYSWIVLLGLILYLAFFAPGMGPMPWTVNSEIYPLWARSTGNACSAGVNWICNVLVSLTFLHVAQYLTYYGAFFLYSGLALLGFVFVVGCLPETKGLRLEEIESLFGRQLCSCGAGDNQSVHYIRPRLELGALHCATLEPEGTISYISLQ; the protein is encoded by the exons ATGGACGAGCTGATAGGAGACAGGAGAGTTGAGGACAAGAGGAGCTTGATAAAGACGCCATCTAATGTCCAGAGCCACAACCAAGAACATGATTCTCCAACGTCCACACATCAGATCCGGTCCGTCCAGCACGGTGCTCCATGTTTCGTCTACACCCTGGCTTTTTTCTCGGCGCTGGGAGGATTCCTGTTTGGCTATGATACAGGGGTGGTGTCTGGAGCCATGCTCCTGCTCAAGAGGGAGATGAACCTCAGCTCTTTATGGCAGGAGCTGCTGGTGTCCACCACTGTTGGAGCCGCGGCCGTTTCCTCTCTGGCTGGTGGGTATCTCAACGGGCTCTTTGGACGGAGAATCTGTATACTGATTGCTAGCTTTATCTTCTCTGTTGGAGGAATCATCTTGGGCGTCGCACACAACAAAGAGGTTCTTCTGTGTGGAAGGCTTACGGTTGGACTTGGGATAG GAATTGCATCTATGACCGTGCCTGTCTACATCGCTGAGGTTTCACCTTCTGAACTCCGTGGTCAGCTGGTCACCATTAACACTCTGTTTATCACCGGTGGGCAGTTCATCGCTAGCGTGGTGGATGGGGCCTTTAGCTACCTGCCCCGTGATGGCTGGAG GTATATGTTGGGTTTGTCAGTTGTTCCTGCTGCGCTGCAGTTCCTGGGTTTCCTCTTCCTCCCAGAGAGTCCTCGGTGGCTCTTGCAGAAAGGAGATACCCAGAAGGCTCGGCTGGTACTCAGTCGAATCCGCGGCGGTGTGAATGTGGATGAAGAGTATGAAAGCATACGGAGCAGCATCGAGGAGGAGAAGATTGATGCTGGTG ATGGTCCAGTGTTGTGGCGTATCCTGACGTTTGCTCCAGCACGTCGTGCTCTGATCGTGGGTTGTGGCCTACAGATGTTCCAGCAGCTCTCAGGAATCAACACGGTCAT GTACTACAGCGCCACTATATTGCAGATGTCTGGAGTACAGGATGATCAGATGGCCATCTGGCTGGCTGCTGCTACAGCCTTTACCAACTTCCTGTTTACTCTAGTTGGCGTATGGCTCGTGGAGAGGGTGGGCCGCAGGAAACTGACTCTGGGCAGCATACTAG GTACTGCTGTAAGTTTGATGGTTCTCGCTGCGGGTTTCCTGCTCTCGGCTCAGGCCTCTCCACCCGTGACCTTTCACCCCAATGACCCCTCCCTCCACAACTCCACCTGCATTACATATGg GTTCTGTGAACCCTGCATGTTGAATCCAGATTGTGGTTTCTGTTACGGTAAGAATGGCACAGCCGTGGTTGAGTCCTCATGTATGCCTGTGGACGCAGCCAACACTGAGGCAGCTGCAGCAGGCAG GTGTTCCAATGGCACACAGGAGAGTTTAGGTGTATTCTGGGCCTATAACTACTGCCCAACATCGTACTCCTGGATTGTTCTTCTGGGTCTCATTCTGTATCTGGCCTTCTTTGCACCAG gtaTGGGTCCTATGCCGTGGACAGTGAACTCTGAGATCTATCCGCTGTGGGCTCGGAGCACAGGGAACGCCTGCTCTGCCGGGGTCAACTGGATCTGTAACGTCCTCGTGTCTCTGACCTTCCTCCACGTGGCCCAGTACCTGACATACTACG GTGCCTTCTTCCTGTACTCGGGCCTGGCTCTGCTGGGCTTTGTGTTTGTGGTGGGCTGTCTGCCGGAGACCAAGGGTCTGCGTCTGGAGGAGATCGAGTCTTTGTTCGGGAGACAGCTGTGCAGCTGCGGAGCCGGCGACAATCAGAGCGTTCACTACATCCGG CCCCGTCTGGAGTTGGGAGCTTTGCATTGTGCAACTTTGGAACCAGAGGGCACAATTTCCTACATATCA TTGCAGTAA